In Spirochaeta thermophila DSM 6578, the following proteins share a genomic window:
- a CDS encoding methyl-accepting chemotaxis protein codes for MWWKRVLERSYQEADLIVKRKVNSLLFLDTFLGIGFVCLALVRLFQGMVRMGVGELVVAGVFLVYVILLLLGRFKLVSTGNVFLMWLAALVLFSMREIVSPRDIYVQATYLIPTLICLPLLAYASWQVITLIVLNVLTLVFAYGVRIRPVTLSAGMGDGLSEALVALILMIFSAAFIVHIFNLQYRSFRELQEQAKVAEARYRGLHGLVEESAVAFNLGEHLSEHAARNAQRSSEMREGLVRMGELVLQLSDYAASAGEAEGRVKGARGLVRERMGAVKEAVAQTSSAVEELQAQVRNMVSTASSRREELEALAGEAAAVLGRFEGARELFHRIGAHSGEILQIAQTITKIAGSTNLLALNAAIEAAHAGEAGKGFAVVAEEIRKLAEESNAQARRIGETLGENNALVQEAVQALEEFREVFAGMKERIEETRDSLVEILGGMSESAAGYRQIEEAVASLSGLSQEVEEALRSMEAELDASGASIEGMRGLVDVVREEVERVASHADAVLESTRELSRKGEENLAAYRRVMDGLKELDRMG; via the coding sequence ATGTGGTGGAAACGTGTGTTGGAGAGATCGTATCAGGAGGCCGACCTCATCGTGAAGCGGAAGGTCAACTCCCTCCTCTTCCTCGATACGTTCCTCGGTATAGGGTTCGTGTGCCTCGCCCTGGTGCGCCTCTTCCAGGGGATGGTGCGGATGGGGGTGGGGGAGCTGGTCGTGGCGGGGGTGTTCCTCGTCTACGTGATACTCCTGCTGCTGGGCCGTTTCAAGCTGGTGAGCACGGGGAACGTCTTCCTCATGTGGTTGGCTGCGCTCGTCCTCTTCTCCATGCGGGAGATCGTCTCCCCTCGGGACATCTACGTCCAGGCGACGTATCTCATTCCCACGCTCATCTGTCTTCCCCTGCTCGCCTATGCCTCGTGGCAGGTGATCACCCTCATCGTCCTGAACGTGCTCACGCTCGTCTTCGCGTATGGGGTCCGGATCCGGCCCGTGACGCTCTCTGCAGGTATGGGGGATGGCCTTTCTGAGGCGCTGGTGGCGCTCATCCTCATGATCTTCAGCGCTGCGTTCATCGTACACATCTTCAACCTCCAGTACCGTTCGTTCAGGGAACTCCAGGAACAGGCGAAGGTTGCCGAGGCCCGGTATCGAGGCCTTCACGGCCTGGTGGAGGAGTCGGCCGTGGCCTTCAACCTCGGCGAGCACCTGAGCGAGCACGCCGCGAGGAACGCCCAACGGTCCTCCGAGATGAGGGAGGGGCTCGTGCGCATGGGTGAGCTTGTCCTTCAGCTCTCGGACTATGCGGCGAGCGCCGGAGAGGCGGAAGGGCGGGTGAAGGGGGCGAGGGGACTCGTGAGGGAACGGATGGGGGCGGTGAAGGAGGCGGTGGCCCAGACATCCTCTGCCGTGGAGGAGCTCCAGGCACAGGTGCGGAACATGGTCTCCACTGCCTCTTCCCGTCGGGAGGAGCTGGAGGCTCTTGCGGGCGAGGCGGCTGCAGTGCTCGGGAGGTTCGAGGGGGCGCGGGAGCTCTTCCACAGGATCGGTGCGCACTCCGGAGAGATCCTCCAGATCGCCCAGACCATCACGAAGATCGCCGGAAGCACCAACCTCCTCGCCCTCAATGCGGCCATAGAGGCGGCCCATGCCGGTGAGGCGGGGAAGGGGTTCGCCGTGGTGGCCGAGGAGATCCGTAAGCTCGCGGAGGAGAGCAACGCCCAGGCCCGGAGGATCGGCGAGACGCTCGGGGAGAACAACGCCCTGGTGCAGGAGGCCGTCCAGGCATTGGAGGAGTTCAGGGAGGTGTTCGCGGGGATGAAGGAGAGGATAGAGGAGACGAGGGACTCGCTCGTGGAGATACTCGGAGGCATGAGCGAGTCAGCGGCGGGGTATCGCCAGATAGAGGAGGCCGTGGCGAGCCTCTCCGGGCTTTCCCAGGAGGTGGAGGAGGCCCTGCGGAGTATGGAAGCGGAGCTGGATGCGAGCGGGGCTTCCATCGAGGGGATGCGGGGGCTGGTGGATGTGGTGCGGGAGGAGGTGGAACGCGTGGCGTCCCATGCGGATGCCGTCTTGGAGAGCACCCGGGAGCTCTCCCGGAAGGGTGAGGAGAACCTCGCGGCCTACAGGCGGGTGATGGACGGGCTTAAAGAGCTCGACAGGATGGGATGA
- a CDS encoding aminotransferase class I/II-fold pyridoxal phosphate-dependent enzyme, whose protein sequence is MKLNPLAQSLNQTLEGSVAYRLLSDLGKRMFFPRGVAAQSMEAKEKAHRFDATVGIANVERGKPIILEEIHRWVPELSPAEIVSYAPTPGDPELRKLWQQEILRKNPDVPPDRISLPMVTSGLTGALSQVADLFVNPHDHVLVSDFFWGNYRLLFEGRREARLVTYPLFTEEGSLDLEALERTIRDIPAKKAVLVLNFPNNPTGYTPTVDEARAMAGLLARCAEEKDLLVVCDDAYFGLFYEEGIYPHSLFNLLATAHPNLLAVKVDGPTKELYVWGFRIGFLTFGSPVLTAGQFDALNQKLAGSLRATVSNSNRLAQSLLKRALTSAHTPSELAKWADLLKARYRKTRQILSRMGDDVPLVPQPFNSGYFMCFKTRGIDAEALRQALLEKGIGTISLGRDVLRVTFASIPEEHLEELFSEIFETARSLA, encoded by the coding sequence ATGAAACTCAACCCACTCGCCCAGTCTCTCAACCAGACCCTGGAAGGGAGCGTCGCCTACAGGCTCCTGTCGGATCTGGGGAAACGCATGTTCTTCCCCAGAGGAGTCGCAGCCCAGAGCATGGAGGCCAAGGAGAAGGCCCACCGGTTCGACGCCACCGTGGGCATCGCGAACGTGGAGCGGGGAAAACCCATCATCCTCGAAGAGATCCACCGGTGGGTCCCCGAGCTCTCCCCTGCGGAGATCGTCTCCTACGCCCCCACCCCCGGCGATCCGGAACTCCGGAAGCTCTGGCAGCAGGAGATCCTCCGGAAGAACCCGGACGTACCCCCTGATCGCATCTCCCTTCCCATGGTCACCTCGGGCCTCACCGGTGCCCTGAGTCAGGTGGCCGACCTCTTCGTGAACCCGCACGACCACGTCCTCGTCTCCGACTTCTTCTGGGGCAACTACCGCCTCCTCTTCGAAGGACGGCGCGAAGCCCGGCTCGTCACCTATCCCCTCTTCACCGAGGAAGGCTCCCTCGATCTCGAGGCCCTGGAGCGCACGATCAGGGACATTCCCGCGAAGAAGGCCGTCCTCGTCCTCAACTTCCCCAACAACCCCACCGGCTACACCCCCACCGTGGACGAGGCACGGGCCATGGCCGGCCTCCTTGCCAGGTGCGCCGAAGAGAAAGACCTCCTGGTGGTCTGCGACGACGCCTACTTCGGCCTCTTCTACGAGGAAGGGATCTACCCCCACTCCCTCTTCAACCTCCTCGCCACCGCGCACCCCAACCTCCTCGCGGTCAAGGTGGACGGCCCCACCAAGGAGCTCTACGTGTGGGGCTTCCGCATCGGCTTCCTCACCTTCGGATCCCCGGTCCTCACCGCAGGCCAGTTCGACGCACTCAACCAGAAGCTCGCAGGATCCCTCCGCGCCACCGTCTCCAACTCCAACCGCCTCGCCCAGAGCCTCCTCAAGCGCGCCCTCACGAGCGCCCACACCCCCTCCGAACTCGCGAAGTGGGCCGATCTCCTCAAGGCCCGCTATCGGAAGACCCGCCAGATCCTCTCGCGCATGGGCGACGACGTCCCCCTCGTCCCCCAGCCCTTCAACTCGGGCTACTTCATGTGCTTCAAGACCAGGGGGATCGATGCAGAGGCACTCAGACAGGCCCTCCTGGAGAAGGGCATCGGGACCATCTCTCTGGGAAGGGACGTGCTCCGCGTCACCTTCGCGAGCATCCCTGAGGAGCACCTGGAGGAACTCTTCTCGGAGATCTTCGAGACCGCCCGCAGCCTCGCATAG
- a CDS encoding epoxyqueuosine reductase: protein MSKGLTFEAILDLCREAGLTEVYPSSSEGIPGLDPHRHPSFLITHLPYTIPTPHPSPLPSARIAPFACANHYRELSHTLRRIVSLIGQRTGHPKSAFRVFSNSPLPERAMAHRAGLGVPGRNGLIIHPVYGSYIALGGILLPFPLDLPPSPPPPPPLSPCGPCTACLTACPTRALPGDGTLRKERCIQYWASTHGIVPDPVKAAWSPTLYGCPHCQAACPYNRRPAPGRRPVLRGRIGPALPLTLLLGTPAPLLKALLRGSALHLGWLSPLTLQRNALLAAAATGARPLLPYVEPYLTHPDPVLRDAARWAVLRLS from the coding sequence ATGAGCAAGGGCCTCACCTTCGAAGCGATTCTCGACCTCTGCCGGGAGGCGGGTCTCACGGAGGTCTACCCGTCCTCTTCCGAAGGCATCCCCGGCCTCGACCCGCACCGCCACCCTTCCTTCCTCATCACCCACCTCCCCTACACCATCCCCACCCCCCACCCCTCCCCCCTCCCCTCCGCCCGCATCGCCCCCTTCGCCTGCGCGAACCACTACCGGGAACTCTCCCACACCCTCAGGCGGATCGTCTCCCTCATCGGGCAGCGCACCGGCCACCCGAAGTCCGCCTTCCGGGTCTTCTCCAACTCACCACTCCCCGAACGGGCCATGGCCCACCGCGCGGGACTCGGGGTCCCCGGGAGGAACGGGCTCATCATCCACCCGGTCTACGGCTCCTACATCGCACTCGGCGGCATCCTCCTCCCCTTCCCCCTCGACCTCCCCCCGTCCCCACCCCCTCCGCCCCCCCTCTCCCCCTGCGGCCCCTGCACCGCCTGCCTCACCGCCTGCCCCACCCGCGCCCTCCCCGGCGACGGCACCCTCAGGAAGGAGCGGTGCATCCAGTACTGGGCGAGCACCCACGGGATCGTCCCCGACCCCGTCAAGGCCGCCTGGAGCCCCACCCTCTACGGCTGCCCTCACTGCCAGGCCGCCTGCCCCTACAACAGACGCCCCGCACCCGGACGGAGGCCCGTCCTCCGCGGCCGGATAGGCCCCGCCCTCCCCCTCACCCTCCTCCTCGGCACCCCCGCCCCCCTCCTCAAGGCCCTCCTCCGGGGCTCCGCCCTCCACCTCGGCTGGCTCTCCCCCCTCACCCTCCAGCGCAACGCCCTCCTCGCCGCAGCCGCCACCGGAGCCCGCCCCCTCCTCCCCTACGTCGAACCCTACCTCACCCACCCCGATCCCGTCCTCCGCGATGCGGCCCGGTGGGCCGTCCTTCGTCTCTCATGA
- a CDS encoding SPL family radical SAM protein produces the protein MSSFRSLAEIAHVYVERDALSLPAVERARESLAGASWHVVEGKEEMPPEDLNSRTLFLTRPKGRIVGRCPGSRGHVCCNYLTVDLYVGCPLGCSYCVMKGYLNFSPLVVHVDPRPAVEELVRLAETHPDRPIRVGTGEVGDSLFLDPVFRLSEEFIRALAPYPHVSFEVKTKTASVDHLLGVAPKGRAVVGFSLNPPRVVAEEEGAAAPLEERLEAAKKVLDAGFRLSLHFDPIFRFPGWEDAYARVVGALAPFPADGIAWVSLGTIRYLPALKERMSGRPYLYDEFVLSRDGKFRYLQAMRVEVYRYMKDLITGIWPGTPVYLCMESAAVWYRVFGTLPRKIPELWAIFERVALSGERRKR, from the coding sequence ATGAGTTCCTTTCGTTCCTTGGCTGAGATCGCTCACGTCTACGTAGAGCGGGACGCGCTCTCCCTCCCTGCAGTTGAGCGGGCGAGGGAGTCCCTCGCAGGGGCCTCGTGGCACGTGGTGGAAGGGAAGGAGGAGATGCCTCCCGAAGACCTCAACAGCAGGACGCTCTTCCTCACCCGGCCGAAGGGGAGGATCGTCGGGCGGTGTCCCGGGTCACGAGGGCACGTGTGCTGCAACTACCTCACGGTGGACCTCTACGTGGGATGCCCGCTCGGCTGTTCCTACTGTGTGATGAAGGGATATCTCAACTTCTCCCCGCTGGTGGTGCACGTGGATCCTCGACCCGCCGTGGAGGAGCTGGTGCGACTCGCGGAGACCCATCCCGACCGGCCGATACGGGTGGGCACGGGGGAGGTGGGGGATTCGCTGTTCCTCGACCCTGTCTTCAGACTCTCGGAGGAGTTCATCCGGGCCCTCGCCCCTTATCCCCACGTGAGCTTCGAGGTGAAGACCAAGACCGCCTCGGTGGATCACCTGCTCGGGGTGGCTCCCAAGGGCCGGGCCGTGGTGGGGTTCTCCCTCAATCCTCCCCGGGTGGTGGCGGAAGAGGAAGGGGCCGCCGCTCCGCTGGAGGAGCGTCTCGAGGCGGCGAAGAAGGTCCTTGATGCCGGGTTCCGCCTCTCCTTGCATTTCGATCCCATCTTTCGTTTCCCCGGATGGGAGGATGCCTATGCCCGGGTGGTGGGGGCCCTCGCTCCGTTCCCGGCCGACGGAATCGCCTGGGTGAGTCTGGGGACCATCCGATACCTGCCGGCCCTGAAGGAGAGGATGTCGGGGCGCCCCTATCTCTACGACGAGTTCGTCCTCTCCCGGGACGGCAAGTTCAGGTATCTTCAGGCGATGAGGGTGGAGGTGTACCGATACATGAAGGATCTCATCACCGGTATCTGGCCCGGGACCCCCGTGTACCTGTGCATGGAGAGCGCCGCGGTCTGGTATCGCGTATTCGGTACCCTTCCCCGGAAAATTCCCGAGCTTTGGGCTATATTTGAAAGGGTAGCGCTCTCGGGAGAAAGGAGGAAGCGATGA
- a CDS encoding tetratricopeptide repeat protein, whose translation MRRTAFLVGVLVITILSTGACKSTPPEIPEGLSREELFQRAQEAVDRGDEQTALLYYQTVLERYPDDLEGRAAAEYEIAHIYYKQGLYGEAKELFLTILSYYDTQEGTSLPLWIKVLSEKHLSWIQEKEAEQEAQGS comes from the coding sequence ATGCGGCGTACAGCGTTTCTGGTCGGCGTCCTTGTGATCACGATCCTCTCGACAGGTGCATGCAAGAGCACCCCGCCCGAGATCCCCGAGGGTCTTTCCCGGGAAGAGCTCTTCCAGCGGGCACAGGAGGCCGTCGATCGGGGGGACGAACAGACGGCGCTCCTCTACTATCAGACGGTCCTCGAACGCTATCCCGACGATCTCGAGGGACGGGCCGCCGCGGAGTACGAGATTGCCCACATCTACTACAAACAGGGGCTCTACGGAGAAGCGAAGGAACTCTTCCTCACCATCCTGTCCTACTATGACACGCAGGAGGGAACCTCGCTTCCCCTCTGGATCAAGGTCCTCTCCGAGAAACACCTCTCCTGGATCCAGGAGAAGGAAGCCGAACAGGAGGCACAGGGTTCCTGA
- a CDS encoding DUF554 domain-containing protein, translating to MIATFVNMVTVIVGSLLGLLFHARISEDFKKVVYQGVGIFTLVIGLSMALESQRVLWMALSLVAGGILGTWWDIEGGIYRFGEFLKRRVARAEGESTFASGFLDASILFCVGAMTLVGAFKAGTEGDYTLLLTKSVMDGFMAILLTAALGMGVAFSALTILVYQGGLTLLSGFLQPLVTETILNEVTGVGGAMVIMIGLNLLGVTRIKTGNFFPALILVVPLCFVPWF from the coding sequence ATGATAGCGACGTTCGTGAACATGGTGACGGTGATCGTGGGATCCCTGCTGGGGCTTCTGTTCCATGCGAGGATCTCGGAGGACTTCAAAAAGGTGGTCTACCAGGGGGTGGGGATCTTCACCCTGGTGATCGGGTTGAGCATGGCCCTCGAGAGCCAGCGGGTGCTCTGGATGGCCCTTTCCCTCGTCGCGGGAGGGATCCTCGGCACGTGGTGGGACATAGAGGGAGGGATCTACCGCTTCGGGGAGTTCCTCAAGCGCAGGGTAGCGCGGGCGGAGGGTGAGAGTACCTTCGCCTCGGGGTTCCTCGACGCCTCCATCCTGTTCTGCGTGGGGGCTATGACCCTGGTGGGGGCCTTCAAGGCCGGGACCGAGGGGGATTACACCCTCCTCCTCACCAAGTCGGTGATGGACGGCTTCATGGCCATCCTCCTCACCGCGGCCCTGGGGATGGGGGTGGCCTTCTCCGCCCTCACCATACTGGTGTATCAGGGGGGGCTCACCCTGCTCTCGGGGTTCCTCCAGCCTCTCGTCACGGAGACGATCCTCAATGAGGTGACAGGGGTGGGAGGGGCCATGGTGATAATGATAGGGCTCAACCTCCTGGGAGTGACCAGGATCAAGACCGGGAACTTCTTTCCCGCCCTCATACTGGTGGTCCCCCTCTGTTTCGTCCCCTGGTTTTGA
- a CDS encoding homoserine dehydrogenase, whose protein sequence is MDRHKIALIGCGTVGSGVAALLTKDADLLAQRTGRHLHLAYVVDRDFSRARALGLDERLFCDDYRKALADPEVEIVVELVGGTGVAKTITEEALKAGKHVVTANKALLAHHGPDLLRLAREHGVAVAFEASCGGGIPIIRALYDGLIANRIDALYGIVNGTCNYILTRMIGEGIPYEAALKEAQEQGFAEADPTLDVSGMDSAHKLTIMASLAFGCRVDLDAVPVQGIHRLELLDITYGRELGYVMKLLAVARREEGGLSLVVRPSFISTEHPLAWVSGSFNAVSVYGHATGHTMYYGRGAGSRPTASAIVADIVALVTGTYPRLFQALPLWPDRGTPPTYLPLEATISRFYLRIMVEDRPGVLARITGILGEHDISISSVLQKEVPEGRGTNHVPIVIITHTVGEARVQEAADRIGNLPTVHERPVIIPIVDEHEESIG, encoded by the coding sequence ATGGACCGACACAAGATCGCCCTCATAGGTTGCGGCACGGTGGGGAGCGGCGTGGCCGCCCTCCTCACGAAGGATGCGGATCTTCTCGCACAGAGGACCGGTCGACACCTCCATCTCGCCTATGTCGTGGACAGGGACTTCTCCCGGGCGCGCGCCCTGGGCCTCGACGAGCGCCTCTTCTGCGACGACTACCGGAAGGCCCTCGCAGACCCCGAGGTGGAGATCGTCGTGGAGCTCGTGGGCGGCACCGGTGTAGCGAAGACCATCACCGAGGAGGCCCTCAAGGCGGGCAAACACGTGGTCACCGCGAACAAGGCCCTCCTCGCGCACCACGGCCCCGACCTCCTGCGCCTCGCGAGGGAGCATGGAGTGGCCGTCGCCTTCGAGGCAAGCTGTGGAGGAGGGATCCCGATCATCCGCGCCCTCTACGACGGCCTCATCGCCAACCGCATCGACGCCCTCTACGGCATCGTGAACGGCACCTGCAACTACATTCTCACCCGCATGATAGGAGAGGGGATACCCTATGAAGCGGCCTTGAAAGAGGCGCAGGAACAGGGTTTTGCAGAGGCAGACCCCACCCTCGACGTCTCGGGCATGGACTCCGCACACAAACTCACCATCATGGCATCGCTCGCCTTCGGTTGCAGAGTCGATCTCGACGCCGTCCCCGTGCAGGGTATCCACAGGCTCGAGCTCCTCGACATCACCTACGGTCGAGAGCTCGGGTACGTGATGAAGCTCCTCGCCGTGGCGAGACGGGAGGAAGGTGGTCTCTCTCTGGTGGTGAGACCCTCCTTCATCTCCACCGAACACCCCCTCGCGTGGGTCTCCGGCTCGTTCAACGCCGTGAGCGTCTACGGCCATGCGACAGGCCACACCATGTACTACGGGAGGGGCGCCGGCTCCCGTCCCACCGCCTCCGCCATCGTGGCCGACATCGTGGCCCTGGTGACGGGCACCTATCCCCGGCTGTTCCAGGCCCTCCCCCTCTGGCCCGACAGGGGGACTCCTCCGACATACCTCCCTCTCGAGGCCACCATCTCGCGGTTCTATCTCCGCATCATGGTGGAAGACCGTCCCGGTGTCCTCGCCCGGATCACCGGTATCCTGGGAGAGCACGACATCAGCATCTCCTCCGTGCTCCAGAAGGAAGTCCCCGAGGGCAGGGGCACGAACCACGTGCCCATCGTGATCATCACCCACACGGTGGGAGAAGCCCGTGTTCAGGAGGCGGCGGACCGCATAGGGAACCTTCCCACGGTACACGAGCGACCCGTCATCATCCCCATCGTGGACGAACACGAAGAGTCCATAGGATAG
- a CDS encoding FecR family protein, which yields MKRMVLVSLFVCAGLYATGPEMGMVSYVEGEVVLLREDRELLPVDFGMEVREYDLIRTGRDGYVVVDFLEEGGISGSVEIRPGSVFQVVREEEEKTTTMELFAGQVFLKVKRLAGTDEVVVRTEGAAMGVRGTEFEVITSAGGDLLVICTEGRVACRAGEGETAFAEPGKAVERRVGERLRTVLFRLAEAEDLKRNWLTERMEAFRANAPRVFSLYARLYRERKRAFDEAYGDLLRRQEVVNEWIRRYKQGRLSEGGPEALRERKELAGVMLRLRKELFLFSRVYYRLIELVSYYHEGVGHGRLDTGEEIGSFVAQVEKEARELASRLQYVRFVMFLFEQRGRSLLGESLLFED from the coding sequence ATGAAACGTATGGTGCTCGTGTCCCTGTTCGTATGTGCGGGCCTGTATGCCACGGGCCCCGAGATGGGTATGGTGAGCTATGTGGAAGGCGAGGTGGTGCTCCTCAGAGAGGACAGGGAGCTCCTCCCGGTGGACTTCGGGATGGAGGTGCGTGAGTACGACCTCATAAGGACGGGACGGGACGGGTACGTGGTGGTGGACTTCCTGGAGGAGGGGGGCATCTCCGGTTCGGTGGAGATACGGCCGGGAAGCGTGTTCCAGGTGGTGCGCGAGGAAGAGGAGAAGACCACGACCATGGAACTCTTCGCCGGTCAGGTCTTCCTGAAGGTGAAGCGGCTCGCGGGCACCGACGAGGTGGTGGTGCGTACCGAGGGTGCGGCGATGGGGGTGCGGGGGACGGAGTTCGAGGTGATCACCTCCGCGGGAGGTGATCTCCTGGTGATCTGTACCGAAGGGAGGGTGGCGTGCCGGGCTGGGGAGGGAGAGACCGCCTTCGCCGAGCCGGGCAAGGCCGTGGAACGCCGGGTGGGGGAGCGGCTGAGAACCGTGCTCTTCCGGCTCGCCGAGGCCGAGGACCTCAAGCGGAACTGGCTCACCGAGCGGATGGAGGCCTTCAGGGCCAACGCACCCCGTGTCTTTTCGCTCTATGCCCGCCTCTATCGGGAGAGAAAGCGAGCCTTTGATGAGGCCTACGGGGATCTCCTCAGGAGGCAGGAGGTGGTGAACGAGTGGATACGGCGCTACAAGCAGGGGAGGCTTTCTGAAGGGGGACCCGAGGCCTTACGGGAACGCAAAGAGCTTGCGGGGGTCATGCTCCGATTGAGGAAGGAACTGTTCCTCTTCTCACGGGTCTACTACAGGTTGATCGAACTGGTCTCGTACTACCACGAAGGAGTGGGGCACGGGAGGCTCGATACCGGAGAGGAGATAGGGAGCTTCGTCGCACAGGTGGAGAAAGAGGCGAGGGAGCTGGCCTCGAGGCTCCAGTACGTGCGGTTCGTCATGTTCCTCTTCGAACAGCGGGGACGTTCACTGCTGGGCGAGTCGCTTCTCTTCGAGGACTGA
- a CDS encoding TIGR01212 family radical SAM protein (This family includes YhcC from E. coli K-12, an uncharacterized radical SAM protein.) gives MEDREGPRYRSFSRYLKERFGGVVYRVGVDAGFSCPHRDSREGRGCAFCDVEGSRAPYLGDVRGLEEQVRRAKGFLKARYGASRFLLYFQAYTNTYGPVEELRRVYEAGLAAGEGEWVGLIVSTRPDYLPDEVLDLLASYKARGLEVWVELGLQSAFDETLRRIRRGHTVAQWEDAVRRAGEAGLLRAAHLIAGLPGEGREAFWESARFVAESGVEGIKFHDLHLPVGAPLFQEYLRGELSLLSRERYLEYVMGALERIRPDMVVMRLVTDTPPERRGVPGQYMPKGRFLRRLEDEMRRRGTRQGRLWVEVGGRKTR, from the coding sequence ATGGAGGACCGGGAAGGGCCGCGGTATCGTTCGTTCTCGCGCTATCTCAAGGAACGCTTCGGCGGGGTGGTCTACCGGGTGGGGGTCGATGCGGGATTCTCCTGCCCCCATCGGGACTCGAGGGAGGGACGGGGGTGCGCCTTCTGCGATGTGGAGGGGTCCCGGGCGCCCTATCTCGGTGATGTCCGGGGGCTCGAGGAGCAGGTGCGGCGGGCCAAGGGGTTCCTGAAGGCGCGCTACGGGGCCTCGCGGTTCCTGCTCTACTTCCAGGCGTACACCAATACGTACGGCCCGGTGGAGGAGCTCCGGAGGGTGTACGAGGCGGGGCTGGCGGCGGGTGAGGGGGAATGGGTGGGGCTGATCGTCTCTACCCGACCGGACTACCTTCCCGACGAGGTGCTCGACCTCCTCGCTTCCTACAAGGCGCGGGGCCTCGAGGTGTGGGTGGAGCTGGGGCTCCAGTCCGCCTTCGACGAGACGCTCAGGAGGATACGGCGAGGGCACACCGTGGCCCAGTGGGAGGATGCGGTGCGGCGGGCAGGTGAGGCCGGGCTCCTCCGGGCGGCCCATCTCATCGCAGGCCTTCCCGGCGAGGGGAGGGAGGCGTTCTGGGAGAGCGCCCGGTTCGTGGCCGAATCCGGGGTGGAGGGGATCAAGTTCCACGATCTCCACCTTCCGGTGGGTGCACCCCTCTTCCAGGAGTATCTGAGGGGTGAGCTCTCCCTCCTCTCACGGGAGCGCTACCTCGAGTACGTGATGGGGGCCCTGGAGCGGATACGGCCCGATATGGTGGTGATGCGGCTCGTCACCGACACCCCGCCGGAGAGGAGGGGGGTCCCCGGACAGTACATGCCCAAGGGCCGGTTCTTGAGGAGGCTCGAGGATGAGATGAGGAGGAGGGGGACACGGCAGGGGAGGTTGTGGGTTGAAGTGGGGGGAAGAAAAACGAGGTGA
- a CDS encoding ABC transporter ATP-binding protein has protein sequence MATVELKNVTKVYGGKVTAVKDANISVEDGEFVVLVGPSGCGKTTTLRMIAGLEDITEGDLFIDGTRMNDVPPKDRDIAMVFQNYALYPHMSVYDNMAFGLKIRKFPKEEIDQRVHKAAQILDIEELLERKPKELSGGQRQRVAVGRAIVREPKVFLFDEPLSNLDAKLRVQMRAELSALHHRLGKTMIYVTHDQVEAMTMADRIVVMRDGLIQQIGTPLQLYNHPVNLFVAGFIGSPPMNFISSTIREEGAHLVADEGDFQIIVPEKYEKALKPYVGKQIIFGIRPEDLTYDPSGKGEIKAIVTVVEPLGAEIHLYISTGQNQIIARTPPQHEFKVGEKVSFKPNLERAHFFDPETERSLTAEL, from the coding sequence ATGGCAACGGTAGAACTCAAGAACGTCACCAAGGTCTACGGCGGCAAGGTGACGGCGGTGAAGGACGCGAACATCAGCGTGGAAGACGGTGAGTTCGTGGTCCTCGTCGGCCCCTCGGGATGTGGAAAGACCACCACACTCCGTATGATCGCAGGCCTCGAAGACATCACCGAGGGCGATCTGTTCATCGACGGGACCAGAATGAACGATGTGCCCCCCAAGGACAGGGACATCGCCATGGTGTTCCAGAACTACGCCCTCTACCCGCACATGAGTGTATATGACAACATGGCCTTCGGGCTCAAGATCCGCAAATTCCCCAAGGAGGAGATCGACCAGAGGGTCCACAAGGCCGCGCAGATCCTCGACATCGAGGAGCTCCTCGAGCGGAAGCCCAAGGAACTCTCGGGCGGCCAGAGGCAGCGTGTGGCCGTGGGAAGGGCCATCGTTCGTGAGCCCAAGGTCTTCCTCTTCGACGAGCCGCTCTCCAACCTCGACGCGAAGCTCAGGGTGCAGATGAGAGCCGAACTCTCCGCCCTCCACCACAGGCTGGGCAAGACGATGATCTACGTCACACACGACCAGGTGGAAGCCATGACCATGGCGGACCGCATCGTGGTCATGAGGGACGGCCTCATACAGCAGATCGGAACCCCGCTCCAGCTCTACAACCACCCGGTGAACCTCTTCGTGGCGGGCTTCATAGGATCGCCTCCGATGAACTTCATCTCCTCCACCATCAGGGAGGAGGGCGCCCACCTCGTGGCCGACGAAGGCGACTTCCAGATCATCGTGCCGGAGAAGTACGAGAAGGCCCTCAAGCCCTACGTGGGCAAGCAGATCATCTTCGGCATCCGACCGGAGGACCTCACCTACGACCCCTCGGGCAAGGGCGAGATCAAGGCCATCGTCACCGTGGTGGAGCCCCTCGGTGCGGAGATCCACCTCTACATCAGCACGGGTCAGAACCAGATCATCGCCCGCACCCCACCGCAGCACGAGTTCAAGGTGGGCGAGAAGGTCTCCTTCAAGCCGAACCTCGAGCGCGCACACTTCTTCGATCCCGAGACCGAGCGCTCGCTCACTGCGGAACTCTGA